The Erigeron canadensis isolate Cc75 chromosome 4, C_canadensis_v1, whole genome shotgun sequence genome window below encodes:
- the LOC122596117 gene encoding transcription factor HHO6-like — protein sequence MGSLNLSPELSLDFKPTFIPKTISQFLAQLTKIGSLSDKVFKVDDFISRLETEMRKIDAFKRELPLCMLLINDAIVALKEELMVLKRSSKSEPVLEEFIPLKRTCDEEVEISSQKEKSGVGDKKNWLSSTQLWNTNDTNRIENGIKMNSAEQVTKKRVEENDDSYNKLLTNPVRAFIPFKGCFEFPLRGASKEVVEREELQIPALSLNAPGIKNCFTGNILLAKTSDSSKLIPCAATNGLSNVQTSAPQSQPPHQQASRKQRRCWSTELHRRFVNALQQLGGSQAATPKQIRELMQVDGLTNDEVKSHLQKYRLHTRRLPSNNSSANQSSVVLGGGLWMSPQDQYVESSKHGLSQSGSPDGPLLIGTAGGTSTTGGESMDDGEDTKSENYCWKGPMHTSGNDDV from the exons atgggtAGCTTAAATTTATCACCTGAATTAAGTTTGGATTTCAAACCCACTTTTATCCCAAAAACAATCAGCCAATTTCTTGCACAGTTAACCAAAATCGGTAGCCTTTCTGACAAGGTTTTCAaagttgatgattttatttCAAGATTAGAAACCGAAATGCGCAAAATCGATGCTTTTAAACGGGAACTCCCTCTTTGCATGCTTCTTATTAATgatg cAATTGTTGCATTGAAAGAGGAATTAATGGTATTGAAAAGATCATCAAAAAGTGAACCAGTACTTGAAGAATTTATACCATTGAAAAGGACTTGTGATGAAGAAGTTGAAATTAGTAGTCAGAAAGAAAAAAGTGGTGTTGGAGATAAGAAAAATTGGCTAAGTTCCACTCAGCTTTGGAATACAAATGACACAAATCGAATTGAAAATGGGATCAAAATGAATTCAGCTGAGCAAGTGACCAAAAAg AGAGTTGAGGAAAATGATGATTCATATAATAAACTGCTTACAAACCCTGTAAGAGCATTTATCCCATTTAAGGGATGTTTTGAGTTCCCATTGAGGGGTGCAAGTAAAGAGGTAGTAGAAAGGGAGGAATTACAGATTCCTGCCCTTTCTCTTAATGCTCCTGGAATCAAGAATTGCTTTACCGGAAATATTTTACTCGCCAAAACTAGTGATTCTAGCAAGTTGATTCCTTGTGCTGCAACAAATGGTCTATCAAATGTACAAACCAGTGCACCTCAGAGTCAGCCACCACACCAACAGGCATCTAGAAAGCAAAGAAGGTGTTGGTCTACTGAGTTGCATAGACGATTTGTTAATGCCCTGCAACAACTTGGTGGTTCACAAG CCGCAACCCCTAAGCAGATAAGAGAGCTTATGCAAGTCGATGGTCTTACAAATGACGAAGTGAAAAGCCATCTGCAA AAATACAGGCTTCATACACGAAGACTTCCATCTAACAACTCATCTGCAAATCAATCTAGTGTGGTTTTGGGAGGAGGGTTGTGGATGTCTCCACAAGACCAATACGTTGAATCCTCAAAGCATGGACTTTCTCAGTCTGGTTCTCCTGATGGCCCGCTCCTTATTGGCACCGCCGGTGGAACCTCCACTACTGGCGGAGAGAGCATGGATGATGGAGAAGATACCAAGTCCGAAAACTACTGTTGGAAAGGACCTATGCACACATCGGGCAACGATGATGTATAA
- the LOC122594856 gene encoding uncharacterized protein LOC122594856, producing MASVVCSLNQLSSRIIFNSPSVTSFKVSSHQSKALSSKPNGLSYGKNCSRIFCTINVNSSQPDERGKSNMDLVIDKARNLWDSSPQEVKSFPWTRALENFTQLIIDIILVITQYLYVPVMAITCVSEMSYCAHERKLVLIPLPILIGIAVAEVLKTRALKLSPYLKDAKVPWHLYANMLFFTLIKLPGPYYPYWGRIFIPHFANGGLFRTLWFLFLWYRRPRKDLHTGVEHKA from the exons atggcgTCTGTTGTTTGTTCCTTGAATCAACTCTCATCTCGTATCATCTTCAATTCTCCTTCTGTAACATCTTTCAAG GTTTCGTCACATCAATCTAAAGCGTTAAGTTCTAAACCAAACGGGTTATCTTATGGAAAAAATTGTTCAAGAATCTTTTGTACGATTAACGTGAATTCATCACAACCAGATGAACGTGGAAAGTCAAATATGGACCTTGTAATAGACAAGGCAAGAAACTTGTGGGATAGTTCTCCCCAAGAAGTCAAGAGCTTCCCCTGGACCAGAGCCTTGGAGAACTTTACCCAACTTATTATCGACATTATATTGGTCATCACCCAATACTTATATGTACCTGTAATGGCAATTACTTGTGTTAGCGAGATGTCATATTGTGCTCATGAAAGGAAGCTCGTTTTAATTCCTCTTCCGATACTTATTGGTATTGCTGTAGCTGAGGTGTTGAAGACCAGAGCATTGAAATTATCTCCATATCTCAAG GATGCAAAAGTTCCATGGCATTTGTATGCCAATATGCTATTTTTCACGTTAATCAAATTGCCAGGCCCATATTATCCATATTGGGGACGCATTTTCATTCCACACTTTGCGAATGGAGGGTTATTTAGGACTTTATGGTTTCTGTTCTTATGGTACAGGAGGCCTAGAAAGGATTTGCACACTGGTGTTGAACATAAGGCGTAA
- the LOC122594857 gene encoding LOW QUALITY PROTEIN: la-related protein 6C (The sequence of the model RefSeq protein was modified relative to this genomic sequence to represent the inferred CDS: inserted 2 bases in 1 codon; substituted 1 base at 1 genomic stop codon), with translation MAQARPEEKLQEKLETTRREEKREVSSPASFKFNAQAPEFVPSSRTQSPVSGYFYPYFNYVGMGGSDGSGPGDWIYASASDQDQQMHIFTSPNVLVTNYAKNVNVLTEDLQQKIIKQVEYQFSGLSLLANETLVKHISKEPEGYVPISVIASMKKIKSCINNNHLLAQALRSSSKLVVSSDGKKVRRKYPFTEKDKEELQSRTVVAENLPEDHSHQNLEKIFNVVGSVKAIRICHPPEPSSSHSKGDYVFSNKVXQTHSLVLRFIISXSCLLILSLWFFGFILKLHALVEYETTEIAEKAVDKLNDERNWRKGFRVRLLLRRSPKSILKTRKSDFDGLLDDDDDFDLSEESSQPNSATSDPGLENNGGESSNKGWARGRGKSKSRTPTHSNRGLLVQSPQSSEASPTKQSPKGPRMPDGTRGFTMGRGKPILSGIP, from the exons atggCACAGGCACGCCCTGAAGAAAAATTACAGGAAAAACTCGAGACAACGAGAAGGGAAGAAAAGAGGGAAGTTTCGAGCCCAGCTTCTTTTAAATTCAATGCACAGGCACCCGAATTTGTGCCAAGTTCACGTACACAATCTCCAGTTTCGGGTTACTTTTATCCGTATTTCAATTATGTGGGAATGGGTGGGAGTGATGGAAGTGGACCGGGTGATTGGATTTACGCGAGTGCAAGTGATCAAGATCAGCAAATGCACATTTTTACAAGCCCGAATGTTCTGGTCACCAACTACGCCAAGAATGTGAATGTCCTCACTGAAGATCTTCAACAAAAAATCATCAAACAG GTGGAATATCAGTTTAGTGGCCTGAGCCTGCTTGCAAATGAGACCTTAGTGAAACACATTAGTAAGGAGCCAGAAGGCTATG TTCCGATATCTGTTATTGCATCTATGAAGAAAATCAAATCCTGCATCAATAATAACCATTTACTCGCTCAAGCTCTCCGTTCCTCTTCAAAGTTG GTTGTAAGCAGCGATGGGAAAAAAGTTAGGCGTAAATACCCATTTACAGAGAAAGATAAAGAAGAATTGCAG TCACGTACCGTTGTTGCTGAGAATCTTCCCGAAGATCATTCCCATCAAAATCTTGAGAAAATTTTTAACGTGGTTGGAAG TGTTAAAGCCATCCGTATCTGTCATCCCCCGGAGCCCAGTTCATCTCATTCGAAGGGGGATTATGTTTTCAGTAATAAGGTATAACAAACTCACTCTTTAGTTCTTCGGTTCATTATCTC ATCatgtttattaatattatctttatggttttttggttttattttgaaGCTGCATGCTCTTGTGGAGTATGAAACTACTGAAATAGCAGAGAAAGCa GTTgacaaattaaatgatgaaagaAACTGGAGAAAAGGATTTCGTGTTAGGTTGCTGCTTCGACGTTCA CCAAAGTCAATTCTGAAGACCAGAAAATCGGATTTTGATGGTCTTCTTGATGACGATGATGACTTTGACTTGTCCGAAGAGTCTTCTCAGCCTAATAGTGCAACTTCAGATCCAGGTCTTGAGAATAAT GGTGGGGAGAGTTCAAATAAGGGATGGGCTAGAGGACGTGGGAAATCTAAGTCACGAACCCCGACTCACAGCAACCGTGGACTACTAGTGCAGTCTCCACAATCGAGTGAAGCATCCCCAACAAAACAGAGTCCTAAAGGACCAAGAATGCCAGATGGAACCAGGGGTTTTACAATGGGAAGAGGGAAGCCTATTTTAAGCGGCATACCATAA
- the LOC122598065 gene encoding serine carboxypeptidase-like 13, protein MYKVFLLILVIIVSCSSSTQQLGAYSQTIVETLPGYPGSLPFKLETGYIGVGDDEAVQLFYLFVESEGNPDEDPLIIWLAGGPGCSNLHAFFFEIGPLKIQNGKYIDNVPALQLDPNSWTKLANVIYLDAPTLTGYSYTTTPEAARTSDTLSASQTTQFIRKFVSNHQKFLKNPMYVTGISYSGIVIPIITEMLYKGNEQGLEPLINIKGYIAGNPLTDHSVDINSRFEFAYQMSLISKALFESVNKNCNGNYVEAYDQNILCKSDIDEINDRVKHINISQVLEPDCERTTNLLNSVNPTTRRRGNIQRSAIWENPIKMVPAKSSLNDTICQVNYYYATLWANNRNVMKALNVRKARRKEHNLCNMDMYYYSGYTSLSLYDFDVLSSVIYHQQLSMRKCRALIFSGDHDMQVPHIGTSNWINSLNLEITTSNWDAWYSNDQVAGFKTTYAYNNYSLDFATVKGGGHTVPEFKPKECFDMVKRWFAHKPI, encoded by the exons ATGTATAAGGTGTTTCTCCTGATTCTAGTTATAATAGTGAGTTGTTCATCTTCCACCCAGCAGCTGGGAGCCTACTCTCAGACTATTGTCGAAACCTTACCCGGCTATCCTGGTAGTCTCCCTTTTAAGCTAGAAACCGG gtACATTGGAGTCGGAGATGATGAAGCAGTGCAACTATTTTACTTGTTTGTGGAGTCGGAAGGAAACCCAGATGAAGATCCACTTATCATTTGGCTTGCCGGGGGACCGGGATGTAGCAATCTCCATGCCTTCTTTTTTGAGATCG gtccgttgaaaattcaaaatggaAAGTATATAGATAATGTCCCAGCATTACAACTGGACCCGAATTCTTGGACTAAG TTGGCGAATGTTATATACTTGGATGCGCCGACACTAACCGGGTACTCTTACACAACAACTCCAGAAGCTGCTCGAACCAGTGATACATTATCAGCGTCACAAACTACCCAATTCATTAGGAAG TTTGTTTCGAATCATCagaagtttttaaaaaatcctaTGTATGTTACCGGAATTTCTTATTCAGGGATTGTTATTCCAATCATTACCGAGATGTTATACAAAg GTAATGAACAAGGATTGGAGCCTCTTATAAACATTAAG GGATATATAGCAGGAAATCCATTGACAGATCACAGTGTTGATATAAACTCTAGATTCGAATTTGCTTATCAAATGTCACTTATATCCAAAGCCTTATTTGAG tcAGTGAACAAGAATTGCAATGGAAACTATGTTGAAGCATATGATCAGAACATTCTATGCAAGTCGGATATTGATGAAATCAACGAT CGtgttaaacatataaacatatcaCAAGTTCTAGAGCCCGACTGTGAACGCACAACGAATTTGCTTAATAGTGTAAATCCGACCACGAGAAGAAGGGGAAATATTCAGAGATCGGCCATATGGGAAAATCCGATTAAAATGGTCCCTGCGAAGTCTTCACTCAATGACACCATTTGTCAG GTTAACTATTATTATGCAACCCTTTGGGCCAATAATAGAAATGTTATGAAAGCACTTAACGTACGCAAG GCGAGAAGGAAAGAGCATAACCTATGTAACATGGACATGTATTACTACTCTGGTTATACTTCATTATCACTCTATGACTTCGATGTCCTCAGTAGTGTCATCTATCACCAACAGCTAAGTATGAGAAAATGTCGAGCTTTGATattcag TGGAGATCATGACATGCAAGTTCCACATATCGGTACAAGTAACTGGATAAATTCTCTTAACTTGGAGATAACTACTAGTAATTGGGATGCATGGTATTCTAATGATCAAGTTGCTGGATTTAAAACCACCTATGCCTACAATAACTATTCATTAGACTTCGCAACTGTGAAG GGAGGAGGTCACACAGTTCCAGAATTTAAGCCCAAAGAATGCTTTGATATGGTGAAGAGGTGGTTTGCTCATAAACCAATCTAA
- the LOC122598280 gene encoding protein DMR6-LIKE OXYGENASE 2-like, producing the protein MNPSMGELVDPTFIQELEHRPKLTIIEAQGIPQIDLSPLINSSPLDYASASMQSLVSEVREACKNWGFFQVFNHGVPLESREKIMLASKRFFDQPLEEKRKVRRDEANPQGYYDTEHTKNVRDWKEVFDITVDNPTKMFASHEADDQTITEYINRWPEHPPELREACEAYVKDVQQLSYKLLELISLSLNLPAKRFEPFFSKDQTSFIRLNHYPPCPVPDLALGVGRHKDAIALTILAQDDVGGLEVKRKTDGEWIFVKPTNNTFIINVGDVIQVWSNDSYESVEHRVMVNSSKERFSIPFFLSPSYYTVVEPLKELIDEQNSAKYKGYNWGKFFATRKRSNFQKLKVENIQIYHFKIPNEPKFDDFVSSIENVVLNE; encoded by the exons ATGAATCCATCTATGGGGGAATTAGTCGATCCAACCTTCATCCAAGAGCTTGAACATAGACCTAAACTCACCATAATCGAAGCCCAAGGCATCCCACAAATCGATCTCTCGCCTTTGATAAACTCGTCCCCACTTGACTATGCTTCTGCCTCGATGCAAAGTTTGGTGAGTGAGGTCCGGGAAGCATGCAAAAACTGGGGATTCTTTCAAGTGTTTAACCACGGGGTTCCCTTGGAGAGCCGTGAAAAGATAATGTTGGCTTCAAAAAGGTTTTTTGATCAGCCGTTGGAAGAGAAGAGGAAGGTGAGAAGAGATGAAGCGAATCCTCAAGGTTATTATGATACCGAACATACGAAAAATGTTAGGGACTGGAAAGAAGTGTTTGATATAACGGTCGACAATCCTACCAAGATGTTTGCTTCTCATGAAGCTGATGATCAAACAATTACGGAATATATTAATAGATGGCCTGAACATCCTCCAGAATTAAG gGAGGCATGTGAAGCATACGTTAAAGATGTTCAACAACTATCATACAAGTTGTTGGAACTTATCTCCTTGAGCTTAAATCTTCCTGCAAAACGGTTTGAACCTTTTTTCTCCAAGGACCAAACTAGTTTCATTCGACTTAACCACTATCCACCTTGCCCAGTTCCTGACCTGGCCCTTGGTGTTGGCCGGCACAAGGATGCCATTGCTTTGACTATCTTAGCTCAAGACGATGTAGGAGGTCTAGAAGTTAAGCGAAAAACCGATGGAGAATGGATCTTTGTCAAGCCTACAAATAACACTTTCATTATTAATGTTGGGGACGTAATTCAG GTTTGGAGCAATGATAGTTACGAGAGTGTGGAGCATAGGGTGATGGTGAATTCGTCAAAAGAAAGGTTCTCGATACCATTTTTCTTAAGCCCTTCATACTACACTGTGGTGGAACCACTAAAAGAGTTGATAGATGAGCAAAATTCTGCAAAATACAAGGGCTACAACTGGGGAAAATTTTTTGCTACTCGCAAACGCAGTAATTTTCAGAAacttaaagttgaaaacatACAAATCTATCATTTCAAAATACCAAACGAGCCAAAATTTGATGACTTTGTTTCTAGCATCGAAAATGTCGTTCTCAATGAATAA
- the LOC122595680 gene encoding protein DMR6-LIKE OXYGENASE 2-like, translated as MGEVDPAFIQEVEHRPKPTVIQAHGIPQIDLSSYNIINSSSQADDIINVSAIRDLVDEIRDACKNWGFFQVINHGVPIESRKRLFDAAKRFFDQKVEEKRKVKRNEEYPLGYYDTEHTKNVRDWKEVFDFTVEVPYMMPASCEPDDDETTEYPNQWPHHPPEFREACEEYVKEVQRLSNKLLELISLSLNLPPNRLEPFFKDQTTFVRLNHYPPCNAPDLALGVGRHKDAGAMTILAQDDVGGLEVKRKIDGEWIFVKPTPNAFIINVGDIIQVWSNDAYESVEHRVRVNSTRERSSIPFFVNPSHYTLVEPLVELTNEQNPAKYKAYNWGKFFATRKRSNFKKLDVENIQIYHFKKPNDQQKIDDVVSRIENVVL; from the exons ATGGGAGAAGTTGATCCAGCTTTTATTCAAGAAGTCGAACATAGACCAAAACCTACGGTAATTCAAGCACATGGAATCCCACAAATTGATCTTTCAtcttataacataataaactcCTCGTCTCAAGCCGACGACATTATTAATGTGAGCGCTATACGAGATTTGGTTGATGAGATACGCGACGCGTGCAAAAACTGGGGATTCTTTCAAGTCATCAACCACGGGGTTCCTATTGAGAGCCGCAAAAGGCTATTTGATGCGGCTAAGAGGTTTTTCGATCAAAAGGTGGAAGAGAAGAGAAAAGTGAAGAGAAATGAAGAATATCCTTTGGGTTATTATGATACCGAACATACGAAAAATGTTAGGGATTGGAAAGAAGTTTTTGATTTCACTGTGGAGGTTCCTTATATGATGCCGGCTTCTTGTGAGCCGGATGATGATGAGACCACTGAGTATCCTAACCAATGGCCTCATCATCCTCCAGAATTTAG GGAGGCTTGTGAAGAATATGTGAAAGAGGTACAAAGACTATCCAACAAATTGTTGGAATTGATCTCTCTTAGCTTGAACCTCCCACCAAACCGATTGGAGCCCTTTTTCAAGGACCAGACCACTTTCGTTCGGCTCAACCACTACCCTCCTTGCAACGCACCTGACTTGGCCCTTGGTGTTGGTCGTCACAAGGATGCAGGGGCCATGACTATCCTGGCTCAAGATGACGTTGGAGGTCTAGAAGTTAAGCGGAAAATAGATGGAGAGTGGATCTTTGTTAAGCCTACGCCTAACGCCTTTATCATCAATGTTGGAGACATCATCCag GTATGGAGCAACGATGCCTATGAGAGTGTAGAGCATAGAGTGAGAGTGAACTCCACAAGAGAAAGATCTTCGATCCCATTTTTTGTGAACCCTTCCCATTATACTCTAGTGGAGCCGCTAGTCGAGTTGACAAATGAACAAAATCCTGCCAAGTACAAAGCTTACAATTGGGGCAAATTCTTCGCCACAAGAAAACGTAGCAATTTCAAGAAACTTGATGTTGAGAACATACAGATTTATCATTTCAAAAAACCGAATGATCAGCAAAAGATTGATGATGTTGTTTCCCGTATTGAGAATGTTGTTCTATAA